Within Quercus lobata isolate SW786 chromosome 5, ValleyOak3.0 Primary Assembly, whole genome shotgun sequence, the genomic segment CATACCTTAAGTAGAATGGCGTCTGCCGAAGGGATAGACTGAAACATATCACCTCCAACAAAGTTCAAGTTCAAACTATCTTGCAAATTAGCAACGACATGTGGAAGCTCTAAAACAGTGCATTTCAAGTGAGGGAAAGCCTCAGAAATGATTCTAGCGCATGTTCCAGTGCCACCCCCAACATCAACCAGTGTAACCAACCCCTCAAAAACTGGCTTGCAGTCTTTTACAACCAAGTTCATCATTCCAGAATCACTAGCCATTGCCTTGTTGAAAAGATCATTAAAGTCGGGGTTTTGATCAGCATAGTCCCATAAGCTCATCCCATGTGCACTCTCAAATGGTGTGACTTTGTCCCCTCGAAACCAACTCTCCAAGAAGTGCCATGGAGAAACAAAAACTGGGTCAAGCATTGCCAGAAGAAATGGCGACAAGTTGGTGACATTATCTTTGAGGAGGATCCTAGATGAAGGTGTGAGATCatatgcttcttcttcttcttcttcttgattcATATGAACTCTTGTTGTAACAAAGAAACCACAGTGCACAAGTAAGCGCATGAGCCGGTGCACAAAACCAGCTTTTGTGGGATGAATTTGAAGCGCTGAAACCAACTCAGGTAGAGTAATAGGTTTCCCATGATTGTGGATTATGTCTGGTATGCCAAGCTGAAGGGCACATTTAAGTGACATGGAACCTATGAAgttaaatatatgtttatacAAATGAGATTGAGCTTGAAACAACTCACTTGTACCGGGACCATGAACTAGGTCCATAATTTTGCAGCTGCCTTAGCTCCTGATGAACTTGTCCTAGTAATACAATTCAAAGCAAGAACTAATAAATAACATtaacattaaagaaaaaaaaatgcgaTTGCACATAAATTATCAGAAACCAAGGAAAGTAGATTTTCCCATGAGTTTAGAAAAGGTGAGTAATAATCCACACTTATTAAAATTCTACCACTGGGATAGACTTTTAACTTGTATTTTTCGAATGGGCCAATTTAATGAAAGTTCACTTATTTCTGACTTTCAGAAAGTACAGGCTTTTCTAGTGTGGTGTTCATTTTTTCGTGGCTTGACTGGGGTCGGCGTTACTAATACTTCGTTCAAACCAGacttgataaaaaatataaatatcatatgtataaaatattattttattagtttaacttaccttttaaatatttttttgcacaACTTGCATCCTCTGACTTAGATTAGTTCAGTCTAATTAAAACTTAACAACGCAAATCAAATCAGTCAATTCCAAAACCAATTAATAACATAAATCATAGGTATCTCTCTCATGAATCCCTTTTCTCTATCTGATTATTGGTATCTctaattttaaaagtaaataatgAGTATTTGTGAGCTGTAAgtgtatttctttttattataaatttatatattatttgtttgaATGCGAGTATGATACTGATTgtatgctttatttatttatttttgttattttgtgtgAATGTGTGGGTATATAGTATAAATATAGGCATTGCTACTGTCAAGTCAATCAGTGTGCGGATGTGCTAGCTAGGATGAGCACTGATCAAGAgtttgaatttatttcttttgattgtCCGCATGTGGACATTAGGAATATTTTAGATGAGGACTCTGCTGGGTTGTATGTAAACAGAGTATGCTCTGTAACTGATGGTTTTATTTAGCTCTGAATGAATTTCgtattttaacccaaaaaaaaaaaaatagcataaataTAATATCACTttatgtaatttaataattaggaaatatagaaggtttgttacatgtgtgggtgtattgttatcattttataataaaattttgtaataaataaagttagtgattaaaaaaatagtaaaattggTGTATTACTTATATATGTATGGATGAGTGTGGCTCTTTGAGTCTATAATTAATACAGTGCACATgtgttgagttttgtcattcggtttaaaatatttttataaaaacattgACAAATAGATAATGACAAATGCATAAAAATCAAAATGGTATACaaactttacaaaataaaatgattacaCCTACCCACATTGACAATTGATAAAGAGTATTTTGGCCaagaatttttctaactcatttTACCCTTCGGGTTTGAACTGCTTGTCGATCTCCTATGGATCATCGGGTACTAGATCCCCTTCGGGATCATGAAAATGCGACATTGGCCCCAACCCATCACTCATGGTCATCATCGAGTAGGAaagcaaggttttcagacccggaccattcattgaaccgtaaaagggagaaattcaaggtttttgaggtcgaaccggggTCAAACCGTGATggcgtcataattaatttaataattaattaaatcctAAATATAggtattaaatttataaaactagcaaaattgacaatatatctatatatgtgagggaaatttaatgattttcaagcatatatttaataattaaataagaaagttaataaaataaaataataaccatgaaaacattaaaatttatgattaatttttgaagtaaagttgaatatctttaaaggattttaattataattttttttattccttgtaagagatgaataatttaattaagtagaataaaattgtgttaaggttttttttttttttttttttaaattgctaaggggttggaccgcacggttctcaccagttcgtgcggtccaaccccggttttaggagttcacggaattaacaaaaaatccgtTTCTTTAGGCTTAAAAAACTGCTTTTCATCCCGGTTCCCGGTTTTCACGGTCTGACCTCTCGATCCGGTCTGATTCTGAAAACCTTGTAGGAAAGTACTAGTCGGGTAGGTGCAATATCAACAATCAATTACACTTAGTCCCACACTATTTGTGTGTTCTCCACTCATGCATTCGTCCAAAGATCTTTCTACATATTCATGTTCTCCAAATATGGGAAGTAAAGCCCTAAGATCTCAAAACATTAACTCTTTATCCTCCCTACAAGAGAAGATCCTATGTTCATGGAATCTTAGTCTGCCTTGTGCCACTATATAAGCACcaaacctctttttttctttttcttttttttctttttttccaaagtACATGCAATTTCCTAACTCTTACACTTTTGAGTTACTAGAGATTGATCTTTGACTAACTTAACCTTCAGAGAATTTTTGGCCGACACCCCATCGGTACTCTCTACAGGTTCTTTGTCTTTTGTTCTTCATGTACCCTAAATCACCGCATGTGTGGACAATCGACTCATTGATgattttgtgcatcatcaacAATAGATAATGAAAACTTATATTGAtgtcaaaatatgaaaacttgtagaagaaaataataaaatgtcatatatttgtgtgattttttttttttttttttggtcagtaACTCGATATtcaagttcttttctttttaaattttgtttaatttaagttttttaatgatCCCATGAAAAGAAATCCTGGAGCCGCTATTCTTCCATAGTAGTTTTTCACACTTATTTAGATGGGCACTCAAAAAAGAGGTGCTCCCAAACACATAGtattaacaattttaaatttaattttattagctCATACTTTCAATTGTATTTGCAAGACTTATGTGGAGCCAAGCAATCTATAGACTTAGGATCTCATTTAGGGTtcgtttgtgtttggttggggatggaaaagtgggaggatagaaaatattttaattttcttcgtTTGGGTTTAGTTGGAAGATAGAAAagtggaaaaatagaaattttaattggtataaatttactctcatgAGTCATGCCGTtgttagataaaaaaaaaaaaaaaaaaaaaaaaaaaaagtactccagtaataaattatatttttattaaaaaaattgtgcatGAATGGgcacttcattaaaaaaataaaaataaaaaagagtctAAGTACCCAAAATAgatgaaggggaaaaaaaaccattgaaaaaaaatgagggaaacaagaaaaaaaaataaggaattaaaaagaaaatcaaacaagaaaaaggacaaaaacacgaatgaaaagaatatataaattaGGGCTATCTAGAGACCCAGCTAACCCGACTCACCCGCCGTCGCCGATCGAACTTGACCCGCCACCAACCAATCTGACTTCTCTGGCGATCAACGCCGAGTTTGTTCCTCCAAAACCTGAGTTTGGCAGGTCAGATGTCGGTTTTCCTTCTCTAGAATCCAATCAAATCGATCCAACCGACCCATAAGATTTCTGGCAATATTTGGTAGATCCAGTGAAATCTAGACCATTTTCATCAAGATCTCGGTGAGATTTCACTGGATCTAGCCAAGATCTTGCCAAAAATGGCCTAGATTAGGCCGGATCTGGAgaaacctcaaaaattttggttagATTTTCGCTGTTTTCACGCCAGTTTTTGCCATTTTCTGGATTTTCGACCCCGACCAACCCGCCCGCCGCTCGTTGATGGTCTGATTTGCCCGATCTGATTACTCTGGTGGTCGGCGGTGGGTGCATTTTTTTGCCACCCGTTTTCGCACGGGTCGGTTCTAGGTtaggcacaaacccgacccaaaccgacccgtggacagccctaatataaatataagaatTCAACTATTCAAATGAAGTTAGTGAACATTgcacattgagagagagagagagagagagaagaatcatTGCACAATATAAGACATTTTTGTCCAAATCACACACCagttttctcttcatttttggGAGATTACGAGTGTGTTTTGAtatcgtttattttgctgaaaactggaagaaaaaaaaaatttactgttCACGTGTGGCTTACTGTTCATTTGTCTTAATGCACTATTCATGTCCCATAAACAGTGCAAGAGGCATtggtcaaaaaagaaaagaaaaaaaaaagtaaaaaacgcAAGACACATCAACCCAATCTAAAATGTATACTACATTTTGGTGGGCtagaaaaaaaacatataaactCCACCAGTTTTTCTccctattttcttttctaactaaaaactcaaaaataccaattttactccacttttttctctctctcttttttcatcCTCCCTCAAATCACTCCAACAAAACAGCCTTTAACATCAGGGAGCAAGCAATTGAATTATTTCTATTTGAATCTTATTTGTACAACTATGTAGAAAACTACTTCCAAAAGTTCCATGTTCAGCAGCTATATTCGACATGATCCACAGCCATAGGCCCATGGGCCATGCCCAGCAAATCATTCTACCAGTCATTATAAATAgcccacaaaaacaaaaagctacGTAGCCACGTCATCGATCCGCATTAAAGCCCTCTAAACAAGCAACAACCGtcgataataaaaaaatcaacggCCAAGATACTTTTCTTCCCCGCCACCCAcacttcttaaataaataaaaatttgaaatttcattctctctctttgcCACGTCATCGATCCGAACAGCACTTAACCCTACAAACCACAGCCGTCGATAACCCTTAACAAATCAACGGTCCACGATCGCCCTCCTCTCCctcccaaaatttcaatctcTTCGTATAAATCCTCTCCCTCCAATCCCATTTCTCTTACACACTCACtgaatttgaaattcaaatccaaatcctaGTTTCAATCTCTGAAACCCTAACCCTAGTTTTTCAATTCCAATGGCTCGTACAAAGCAAACCGCTCGCAAATCCACTGGCGGCAAGGCGCCGAGGAAGCAATTGGCCACCAAGGCAGCTCGGAAGTCTGCTCCGGCCACCGGAGGAGTGAAGAAGCCCCACAGGTTCAGGCCAGGAACCGTTGCTCTCCGTGAGATCAGGAAGTATCAGAAGAGCACGGAGCTCCTGATCCGAAAGCTCCCATTCCAGCGGTTGGTTCGTGAAATCGCTCAGGATTTCAAGACCGATCTCCGATTCCAGAGCTCCGCCGTGGCCGCTCTACAAGAGGCCGCTGAGGCTTACCTTGTGGGACTCTTTGAGGACACCAATCTCTGTGCCATTCACGCTAAGAGAGTCACTATCATGCCCAAGGATATTCAGCTCGCCAGAAGGATCAGGGGTGAGCGtgcttagagagagagagagatttgtatATGACAACAAGTGGGTTGTGCTTAGTGATTACATGGTTGTTTTGGTATGTTTTAGTTTAGAAAAATTTGTAGCTTGGAGCTTTATGGTGTATCctagtttttaaatatttttgctaATGGAAATTATGTCTCTCTTTTAATGCCTTAGTCTAAGTCTAATTTGGCTGATTCTATTCGGATGTTTATGTTGATTCCTCTTAATGTGAGGCCATTGAGCCATTAACTATCTTTTACAAAGTGGGGtagatttaaatttttgagtAGTGACCTTTGTTTTGGTGATATGTGTAATTGAAGTTGAGTATAGACAAATTAAAGAtgtttatttgtgtttgatatgGGTatatgttagattttttttttttatttgaagtaGAGggctttgatttgtttttgggCTGATTTTAACAACAGTGTTTGACAAATTATGGTTGCCTTCATAATTTGGAAATAGGATTTCGTTGTAAAAAGTTAAAGAGGTTAAAATTTAGATATAGGTGTGGACAAGACACCATTTGCTGGTTACAAACATCTTAGAAGTAAATCCGGAAGTAAAATAGTATTAGGCAAATTTCTTGCTCCAATACAACTATAGGCAAACTTTCAAGTGGTAGGTGTACAAAATCCATTGCAAAAGACCATAAATTGGAAATATAGCGGTTCTTATGTTCAAGAATTTCCAATACATTATGATGGGAAAATACCGATCAATTTTAAAGAATTATTCATCCGCATGGAACCAAGAAAACCAACCCTCAATCTCATTTGATTAGATCACTAAACTAGAGAATGTAGACTTATTTTCTTAGACTATTATTTGTTTAACACTTTGCAACTCATTTCATGAATAATATTTTAGGGAAGTAACTGTATATTCTAATAACTTAGAGGGGCAAGTGTAAAAGAAGTCACAGATTAGTAGGGTAAAGTGTGAAAATATTCATAGTTTAGAGTGATAAACTAGAAAAAGTGTGCATTTTCATAGTTTAAGGTGGATAAGTCTAGAATGGGATATAATTTAAGGCAGTAAAATATGCATTCTCATAGTTTAGGGGTAGGTCTAAAAACAGTCATAATTTAGGGCctaaaatgtaattttccaaaatattagcTTTAAGTGCATCTTTTACATTGTGGGGGCTCTAGAAATTGTTTTTAAGAATGGtcactaaaaaacttaaattatgcAAAATCTAATAAAGAAATAACCTAAATATATCAatgtcaccaaaaaaaaaaaaaaaaaaaccctaaatgtATGAtgtattacaatttttttccacttacaattagaaagaaaaaaaaaaggattgataaaaaataaaatgagaattgagaatgttgaaataagaataataaagtgaaagagtttgaaatgataatagagaagaaaaaatgggggagagagagataaaCAAATGATATTTGCTACAATTATCAATTATGAACTAAGTTGCTAAGGtgagaaaaattattgtgattgtTAAGCTAAAGAGAGCATAACTACCGATATTGCCAAAGAGCTTACCTCCACAATATTTATCTTAGTACcgttttttaaggaaaaatgaaattagaatatttatttatgtaatgaGTTGAACAAACtacaaatttgaataattagttttttttattaggctttttgttgaaaaatttgatCACTTGTTGTTCAGTCtagtcttatttttgttttggttattttgttattatttcggctaattttaatagttgatatttaaaattttttaaaatatatatatatatatatatttttaaggggttaaggattaatttggggggggggggggaattgtttttggagtaatgctacgtccacacattttcacaacaaatcttatgcgACAAGTTAatattggtgggtaaaaaaggGATGTCAATATTAGGCCCAAATCTATAGATAACTAGAAGCTAAAGCGTAGTTTAATTATTGCTATGCTCCTGTAGCACCACCTCATTCGCCATGTCATTGACCAcataatctttatttatttatttattctaatttatgttacaaaaaatataaaaatagattattgacattacatattcatctttggCGGttttaacattatatataaCTTTGCGTTTACATATTATCTAAATTGGCTAAATTGCAAAGTACACCTCTAACGCTTGGGGGttattggattttacaccccaacGTTTCAGAACTTCGATTTTACACCCCAACATTTGGTTCCATTAGTAAATCACACCCTCAGTTAGATTTTGCTGTTAACAGCCAAGTCATCTTACACGAACCAGCCCTTCCTTCCTAATCCttatcaaccaaaaaaccaaaaaaataaaaataactatacATATCTACactatataaataatataagttttgcaataaattttacaaaactaTTTTTGCACCACATCTTTAGcatcctttatttatttttttatttttttttgcaattttttactttgatcaacttttcatcttcttcaactatTGTCTTCTTAAGTCAATCTTTCATCTACTCAAAtcattgttttataaaatttccaTTTGATTTCCTctatagatttttaaatttatatcttCTTAATTTCACAGTTTCACTTTGTTCAACCTTTCATCAACTTCCACTATTCCTCTTccatcttaatttttatataaatttattattatttcatttccACTCCTCTCCTCTATTCCTTCCAAGTTGTCCAGGACAAAAGAggtcaattctctctctctctctccaattttgtttctcttttggtggatttttctGTTGTTTCAAccacttatttttttcctctaataattccttttattattgttgatttaattgtcacatcacatttgtttctctttttgataaatttgtatggaattttatgcatattttggtattttggtattCCAATTCTTCATCacatgttttttttcctttatcccAGTGGGttgatttgatttgggttaataattagttgttttgcaaattagaattttatttttataatgtagggtgatttttataaaatattaaaaaatgataaattatataaCAATAGACTGCAAACATATGTGAAAGAAGCAAGTGATGACTAAAAATACAGCTGGAAGGTCAGAAATTGCATCTTTAAGCAAATGCTTTTCTTCCAATTTAAGATTGTGGCCTTTATCATGAGCAATTGTATTTTTCTGCATCAGTACATAAATAAACTTATAAGAAAACCATcggcaaagaaaataaaatttctactatAAAGCAAGGTCAACCTCTTATACCTCAAACTCTGATGGAATAACCTCCCTTACAAAAACATCATGGGTGGGGAGTAGGAACTGAGGCAAATTCtgccaaagaaaaacaacagaTTAGCACAAAAATGCTTTAGGATagttaaatcaaataaaaaataattattatttacagACCGCAATAGGCTATGCCCTCCATAAGAAAACACAAATGCAGAATTGTGAAAGCCCATATGCAGCTGCTGCCATCATCCACATACGGACTTGATTGTACATGCCAAAGAGACGACCCAATGCATAACGTCCAAGAAAGCCATTTGCAAATTTACAAAGGTCAACCACATTTAGCATTAAAACATATTTTGGCTTCAAATGTTGCACCAAGTTCATACAAACAATTAGttgcttatttttgttatcatcCAATTGATTTTCATTATTCTTAAACCGATTGACAAGGAGGTCCACCACATATCACATCAATATCACCCTTATGAAACTCTTTGAGGACACCAATCTTTGTGACATTCGCACCAATTTAAATGTTTATAACTAAACAATTAAATCAATGAAGAACGAAAAACcaaaaagatcaacaacaaaaaaccccaaaaaaacaaaaaatctatatatatctatactaaataaataatggaagttttacaataaattttccAAAACTATTTTTGCAGCACATCTTGAGcatcctttattattttttgttttttttgcagttttttactttgttcaacttttcatcttcttcaactattt encodes:
- the LOC115992829 gene encoding trans-resveratrol di-O-methyltransferase-like; the encoded protein is MDLVHGPGTSELFQAQSHLYKHIFNFIGSMSLKCALQLGIPDIIHNHGKPITLPELVSALQIHPTKAGFVHRLMRLLVHCGFFVTTRVHMNQEEEEEEAYDLTPSSRILLKDNVTNLSPFLLAMLDPVFVSPWHFLESWFRGDKVTPFESAHGMSLWDYADQNPDFNDLFNKAMASDSGMMNLVVKDCKPVFEGLVTLVDVGGGTGTCARIISEAFPHLKCTVLELPHVVANLQDSLNLNFVGGDMFQSIPSADAILLKLVLHALSNEECVKVLRKCREAISNKGKEGKVIIIDIVIDEKKDEHEITSTKLFFDMLMMVVATGRERGEKEWEKLFLEAGFSHYKIKPLFGLRSLIEVYP
- the LOC115992091 gene encoding histone H3.2 is translated as MARTKQTARKSTGGKAPRKQLATKAARKSAPATGGVKKPHRFRPGTVALREIRKYQKSTELLIRKLPFQRLVREIAQDFKTDLRFQSSAVAALQEAAEAYLVGLFEDTNLCAIHAKRVTIMPKDIQLARRIRGERA